The DNA region TTAATGTTATTGAAATAAATGGTAGTGATGATAGAAACAAAGAAACTTTGATCCCATTTATAGAATCCATTGTATGTAATAATTCTATAGGATCGAAACCAAACATTTGTATAATTGATGAAATAGATGGATTATCTAGTACACATCAAAATATTGAAGGTATTAtgaactttttaaataaaaaaaataaaaaaaatatgagtataataaaaagaccaatcatatgtatatgtaatgatatatatcataaaagTTTAAAAGAATTAAGAAAAGTTTGTAAAGTTGTTTTagttgaaaatataaatatccaAATGTTAAAAGGaagaattaattatatatgtgataaagaaaatattaaaattagtaATGAagctataaataaattaatagatATTTATAAGTCAGATATTAGAGCAATCCTTAAcacaatttattttctttcctTTGGTTGTCGTTCATTAAAATCAAGTGAAAATACATACAATAATGAAGATTCTAATTCATTGCCTTACAttaatcataataataaaactgtAATTACCATAGACACACTAAACTCGTATTTATTTCACAAAGATGCAAACAACAGTTACGTTGAATTGTtaaacattatatatgtaaaaaataaaaataaaaaattaataaaaaagttattatCAGAATGCTATaacttttttcatataagtTTGGGAACAGAATATAATTATCTACAAtcctattattatatatatgataatttattaaatattccCTTTAATGATTTTGATTTCTCTAAACTTGGATACGGTCTAGACTTCTTAGCATTTTGTGATCATCtagaatataaacaaaaacaaatattaaattattcattacaaaaaatgttatatttatctgtttatttatttatacttattataaatttaaatacaaattcACATGTACAATATATACTAATGAATAATAGTACAAGCAACCATTttcgaaaaaaacaaatcgatttaaaaaatatgaaaaataattttattaatgaaaAGTTTGCAgttattacatataaatatatatattcaaaatatttttattcagaAATTctgaattatatatttgcatttttttacacaaatgaattttttttcaaaaatgtaCATCTATGgggaaaacaaaattattacaaaGATATCGATTTTcctaaatatattttagtaccttatgaatataaaaacgtTAGTaaattcaaattattttctttaaaaattttatttctcatgacaatttttaatatatcatttacaagtatttcttcttcattatCTCCATCTCAATCAGAATCCACACTTACATCTAAATCCAATACACAAACAGAATCTAAATCGGTAGCTAgccaaaatataaacaaaaataacacctttttaaataataatatgactaaagtatatatattcgaTCCATTTGTTGatgatttattaatatatgctcaaaaaagaaataatgttttttcttcttaTCCATATAATCAaaacaaacaaataaataattatctaACAAGTACAAcatcttttaatttcaaaACATTACCAAACATtctaaataatgatatatgtGAAGCTTtgaatgaattaaaaaattggattaataatatatctataaaatataacaaaaaaaatacacaaaataaagaaaaacatCTAAACCAGATGCAAATTGTTAAATCATCTTACAACCccaaaaatacaaaaaaatcaacATTCGATGTTAATTATGCTTCGAATTTTGAACAATCATTAACTGATATCATTTTAATTGCATATCAAGATGGATACCAATATGCATAcaactattattttttaaatcaacaaaatgaaaatacatataaaggaaataaacaaaatgataaaagtTCAAATATGGTGTTAGACCAAATTATACCTCAAACGAAAATACTAAGCAATAGGGACAATTCCATATTTACTATTTCAGATCTAATTGCTCAAGAAAAATCGTATATggcaaaatatataagcaataataaaaatatttacttttcaggaaaatatattaagacATCAggttattataaaaatgtggaAGAACGCTGTAATGCAGTTTTACAGCCATTAAACTTTTATGTCATgggaaataaataatttttttttttttaataaatttttaaatcatacaatatattactattttttttaaagcaaTAAACTTTTCTAAATATTAGTATACCTTCCCTTTATTTGGATTGAAAACATGTTTATGTGTTTCCGTTTTATGATATCATACATATgcttattataaaatattgttcatatattttctatttctttctataaatatatgttacaatttttctgttttttaattttatcgtGAACTTATGATGAAATTCAAAATGGCCCACGCTGACCCAGGCCCACAAATGTGCCGCTTAACTGAAGTCAggtttttaattatacaactaaataaaaaaaattcacttaaaaaaaatatataaatctaataaaaaaattattatcttaTACACCATGTGATAAAATGCGattatccatatttttatttttttcattttttttgtacaaGCACATGTTGACGTGACTAGCTCATAATGCTTACCtcaatttacaaaataattaaaacgCCGTAAAACTTTTAATGTATTTCtcttttctcttttttagtaatggctattttttttttatatatcacAATGCTTTCCGTTATGtgtattcatatattatgttcataaaatttattaaaaaaaagaatggGAACTAACAAACTTGAAAATCTGAAGAACAgtataaatacatttgaaatatttatgaaccaatatattgtaaaatacaaaaatagcAAAGTTTGCTATATATGCAAGGTAAAAAGGAATACATTTTCtcaaaaatgttaatataaatatgtgcgaaaaatgttatgtacatgctattttttttatcattgttttatcatattattactatcatTTCCTGTCTGCATGgatatgcaaaaaatatttacatccACCATTTCTTATTTCTTATTTCAACAATcagaacaaaataaatatgaatgatgttcaaaaaatggaagATATTTGCCCCAAAATGtggaaatattttcatggCATAATTAACCAGCCACAATGTCCTCTACaaaggtaaaaaaaaaaaaacctgaccatgttcataattttttgacatttattttaaaaagtcatatattattatgctaaatattatgaacagggaataaataaaaagccCACTAATTATTATCTTATATAACTCACACACATTTTAATGTCATCATATTGTGGGATATTACACCATCTCATCATTCtatttgtttctttttttctctttttatttttagctTTGGAAAAGTTTTAAAAGTAAAAGATTTACGGTTTGAAGAActcgaaaaatataaggaCATTTTACAAAGAAAGTAAAACACCAAATATAGGTTGCCAAAACCtgttcatatatacatatgtagaattaaaaaaataaagctattttttattttttgtattttataaatcttatatttgttctccatttatttattttttgtttcccattttttatttaattttattgttttattttatttacacaactattagtattaaaaaaatatataaattattttatttaatctCCAATGTcttaaaaatgtgaaatTAAGAATTGGCTTGTTTAATgcacaaattaaaaaaagagagAAAAAGAGAAAGAACAGACTGGggttgtatttattttttttttttaaatataatccTTTAAGAtctacaaataaatttgtgtgtaataataaaacattttttttactatgtTTGAACTATTTTATGCATAGGCAATGCATATTATGTactactatttttttcttaattcagacaataaataattattgtgaataaaaaatgaaaaatgttatGTAGGAGCATAAAACTTATGTATACGTATCACAATATATTGTaggattataaaaatgcatcacataaaaatatataatatatatattatatgcacacacattttttttactctCTTCTCTGTTTACATGCGTTttccatattattattattatgggAACAAAGCctaattatcatttatttttaaaaacccTATTATGTgcattcattatttattcgcattttttttataatttttagcTGTCTaatttttaagaaatatatatatatttttttaattccataattgataataaaaaataaaatacagtTCTCCATTACatgaacatatataatatacgtTGGGGTATATATGACATTTAtatcttcttcattttcaaattttctCTATAATGcttgttaatatatataaaaaaacataaggGGGAGAAAACCTCGTTTGGCTATTTTAACATATActcaaattatatatataaatttttaattatgataaaaaaaaatatatatatgtatatgtgcatatatttgtatgcaTGATCGAGTAAAATAGTCCgatattattttccctcccttttttttgtaaaaaaatatatttcattcgAAGAGAACATCTAACAGCTGGTTCAATATTATCCCTTGCATATGTACATGTACATCTACTCAATATACTAGTTAgctaaaattaaaaacataaaaaggatctataataatataataacaaaatggAAGACAAAGAAATTGCACAGTCAAATTCAAATGGTGATAaccatttaataaatattaaaaatacgcaagataaaaattcatCAAATAGTCTTATTCCTTCTCGCTATTCATCATTCGAATCAGATGTACAGACACCAAAACAGAAAAACAATGGCATCTACAATAATGATCAATTTAGCAAAGTTATGAATAATACACCATTGAGCgataatattcaaaattgtAACAATAGGATTGATGACACAAACTTAGCAGAAAAACAacatttacaaaaatacttttcaaataattctgcatataaatatactaaTTCGATAGAGAATcaaaatatgatgaatACACATGATGAAGATTTAGATGCAtacaaaacaaatgaaacaGCCAACCAGtctgatataaataatagagAAAAGagaataaatgaatatgacGAATATAAGAGTGCTCACggtttaaattttcaaaataatttttataaaaaagaagaaatgtatgaaaagaaattaatagaacccataaaaaatacatctataaaaaaagaagaggATCAAAAAGGTTCcatgaaaatatttgttaGTAATTATGgagataatatatatagaaacacagaaatagaaaaaaatcaaacaGAATCATGCAGAAATTTTACAGaccaaaaatataaaactcaatattatgatgaaaataaattatcacctctatataaaaataaaagcgATAAATTCTATGATACATTTAGtgacgaaaaaaaagaactCCATTTTAATTCAATAGATAAATTGATGAaagaaatacaaatatttaataattctaTGCAAACTATAGCATCTAATGATCCTacttttatacaaaaaaataataaaaatatgtattcagaaaataattcacATAAAAGAGAGACAcacgaaataaataacaatCTTATTATAGAAAACCAAATTAGTTGTTCTAATACATCTACAGATGTATGTTTTGTTGAATCACCTCAAAATTCGAATCGAGAAACACCAACTATCCTTGATCATGAAGAATATAACCTTCAAGATTATTCCAATCATAATtgttatgaaaaaattgattCCATAAAGAGTTTTAAAAACTTTGCTAAATCTGAAATCAAAACAGAAAACTCTGCCTCGTATATTGAGGATAAAGAGACTCATCATACCGAATCAAAACAGGATAACTTAATGGATAGTCAACTAAATAGGTCAGATGTAGAATACACTGATCACGCATCTGATAAAAACAGCTCATACAAACAAAATGATGTATCACCAAattcaataaaattaacaGATGTAGAACCATATAGCAAACTAGATAATGAAGAATCTATTGAAACTAGTAAAATATCATCTAACCAATGGgaagaaatgaaaaaaagtttCTATGATATCGAAAATAATTTGCTTTACCTGAgcaaagaaaataattattcttTGGAACGAAACATAGAAGGTAACGAATTAATGAATACTAAAAATTCTGaaacaaatgaagaaataaaatttgaaaaaga from Plasmodium chabaudi chabaudi strain AS genome assembly, chromosome: 2 includes:
- a CDS encoding P-loop containing nucleoside triphosphate hydrolase, putative, encoding MEFNLDDFNDFDKLDNILINEIEKEKKQNAGDKRKFDIYDEYQELLNSKIQKKKNKKKETVNNNYDNISNIYEQGQENAQTNDNYHILFNREFHNHYIFNDYKYLKEYVYKNNLMSDDIYFKRDEVIIKNRIDSQKMFQTNEDLTDFIKIYDVNNNYPPIYLKSFKKIDADTTSQSAHSHSFKTHYEEENTSTFTRPKKESFRDMLERVLNEIKQENLDKEKNNKCEYTSTNFMSNENDEPNILSQKIASENVNFVEKYRGKYFSELLTDESINREVLLWMKQWNDLIKKEKEIMYKNNEEEKREYFKKFNEFQKILLLGGSPGKGKTTLAYVIANHFKFNVIEINGSDDRNKETLIPFIESIVCNNSIGSKPNICIIDEIDGLSSTHQNIEGIMNFLNKKNKKNMSIIKRPIICICNDIYHKSLKELRKVCKVVLVENINIQMLKGRINYICDKENIKISNEAINKLIDIYKSDIRAILNTIYFLSFGCRSLKSSENTYNNEDSNSLPYINHNNKTVITIDTLNSYLFHKDANNSYVELLNIIYVKNKNKKLIKKLLSECYNFFHISLGTEYNYLQSYYYIYDNLLNIPFNDFDFSKLGYGLDFLAFCDHLEYKQKQILNYSLQKMLYLSVYLFILIINLNTNSHVQYILMNNSTSNHFRKKQIDLKNMKNNFINEKFAVITYKYIYSKYFYSEILNYIFAFFYTNEFFFKNVHLWGKQNYYKDIDFPKYILVPYEYKNVSKFKLFSLKILFLMTIFNISFTSISSSLSPSQSESTLTSKSNTQTESKSVASQNINKNNTFLNNNMTKVYIFDPFVDDLLIYAQKRNNVFSSYPYNQNKQINNYLTSTTSFNFKTLPNILNNDICEALNELKNWINNISIKYNKKNTQNKEKHLNQMQIVKSSYNPKNTKKSTFDVNYASNFEQSLTDIILIAYQDGYQYAYNYYFLNQQNENTYKGNKQNDKSSNMVLDQIIPQTKILSNRDNSIFTISDLIAQEKSYMAKYISNNKNIYFSGKYIKTSGYYKNVEERCNAVLQPLNFYVMGNK